CGCCGATCTCCTTTGCAATCTTTTCGGCAAGAATATCCAAACCGTAGGTGACAAGGATGACAGTGTAACCTTCCTTCTTAAGCTTATTCACGGCTTCTTTAGCGTTTCTTATAAGGGTATAGTATTGAAGTGCTCTCTGAACTTCGCCAATGCATGGTAGTTCTCCACGTATCTTCCACAGCTCTATCTCTCTCCTCATCAACTGTGGGAAGTTAATTTTGCCATCGCAGTACTCCTCAATGTTCCTTTGCGTATCCTCCCATGGGATCTTGAAATGTCGATGGATGATTTCCCAGCATGTCTCCTTAATTAAGGTACCGTCAACGTCGAAGGCTACCACCTTATACTTCTTCATGGCAATTCTTAAGTATACACGAACTTATTAAATAAGTGAATTGCGAAAAATCAAAACTGGACATGAGATCTTTGACTCGATTGCAAACCTCCCTGAGGGCTCATTCGTCCTAGTTTTAGATGAAGGACATTTCGACTCAATCCTGTTTTTAAATTCAATACTCTCAAATCTGGCCCAAACTGAGCCGGTGGTGGTAATAGCATACTATGATGTCCCAGCCAGTTTTAAGCAGGTTAGGTTAGAGGCCAAAACCCTAAATGATCTATCAATCTTCATAAATCAGCTTAGAGAGAAGCTAGGGCGAGGGGTAATTATACATCATTACCTGCCGCAACTCCTCGTCAAAGAAGGCGAAGCCCCAGTTCTAAAGATGATAGAGCACTGGGTGACAGCATCTCACGGGAAACCTTTCTTAGAGTTCTTCACCCTTCCACGCAATACCTACCACACCTTCGAGAGGATGCTTCAGGCTCTACTCTCTGGCTTCATCAACTTGACTGTATCTAAGGTAGGTGATAATTACATTCGTAAATTCTCAGTCTTGAGAGTATGCGACGTAAAGTATCACGGGGTAGAGTTTCCCTACATTTTCCGGGATGGTAGGTTGTTAATTAAACTCCACGACGAGTTTACCGATAGGCTTACGGCA
This genomic interval from Candidatus Bathyarchaeia archaeon contains the following:
- a CDS encoding HAD family phosphatase, producing MKKYKVVAFDVDGTLIKETCWEIIHRHFKIPWEDTQRNIEEYCDGKINFPQLMRREIELWKIRGELPCIGEVQRALQYYTLIRNAKEAVNKLKKEGYTVILVTYGLDILAEKIAKEIGADRVFANSLKLDGEGRLTGDQVTRVALGRKSEILSEISREMDVPLSQFVVVGDSKYDLDMFKIAGLRIALNPKDEEIRKAADIVVETEDLNDLLSTLTVHISRG